Proteins from a single region of Synchiropus splendidus isolate RoL2022-P1 chromosome 3, RoL_Sspl_1.0, whole genome shotgun sequence:
- the LOC128756418 gene encoding interleukin-13 receptor subunit alpha-1-like, with protein MAAVSLELLILAVTLPSLTCGVDQLLPPKNLSYTWLDSFTVEVSWQEHDPVEDCIISYLFCSLEDERCHPTENFSFITSCLTEESEQCTYSITTINKSCNLKNSLPVRVEVRPKESHAASLEDFKCVIAINKTNCSWIPESPDLKATLSYRICGESRELLNSMTECGEPYRGGQRNGCYLTGSIYIEDICMLLRTTQGSRTFRPRLVMEPPKFTVTKEGDQLRVTWMQPGVLKTCDWKYRLHYSVCKKEQDERESHGSELLFYNEACRYEFKSRITGLIHCRRYRSDFGDVLSYGSNKPLDKTSLVLAIMVPLALSICVLLFCTCLRRYHKILFPKIPDPSFIFKGLTMNHGSDLKGFRAGGLYAPASEQINICSVSPVHQEPDL; from the exons ATGGCAGCTGTCTCTCTGGAGCTCTTGATTTTGGCCGTCACGCTTCCGAGTCTCACCTGCGGTGTAG ATCAGCTGCTTCCGCCGAAGAATCTGTCCTACACCTGGTTGGACTCGTTCACCGTGGAAGTGTCGTGGCAGGAACACGACCCAGTAGAAGACTGCATCATCTCCTACCTGTTCTGTTCCCTGGAGGATGAG CGGTGCCACCCAACAGAAAACTTCAGTTTCATCACTTCTTGTTTGACAGAGGAGTCGGAGCAGTGCACCTACAGCATCACTACCATTAATAAGTCCTGCAACTTGAAGAACAGTTTGCCTGTACGTGTGGAAGTACGACCTAAAGAGTCCCATG CTGCATCTTTGGAAGACTTCAAATGTGTCATTGCCATCAATAAGACCAACTGCAGCTGGATTCCAGAGAGTCCGGACCTCAAGGCGACGCTGTCCTACAG GATTTGTGGAGAATCCAGGGAGCTCCTGAACTCCATGACAGAGTGTGGCGAGCCTtacagaggaggacagaggaacGGTTGCTACCTAACTGGAAGCATTTACATAGAGGATATCTGCATGCTGCTCAGGACCACGCAGGGAAGTCGCACCTTCAGGCCTCGACTAG TAATGGAACCTCCGAAGTTCACCGTCACTAAGGAAGGTGACCAACTGAGAGTGACATGGATGCAACCAGGGGTGTTAAAAACGTGTGACTGGAAATATCGTCTTCATTACTCAGTATGTAAGAAAGAGCAA GATGAACGGGAGTCACATGGTTCCGAACTGTTGTTCTATAACGAAGCCTGTCGTTATGAGTTCAAGTCCCGAATTACCGGTCTGATACACTGCAGACGATACAGAAGCGACTTTGGCGATGTTCTTTCCTATG GTTCCAACAAGCCTCTGGACAAGACTTCCCTGGTGCTTGCTATTATGGTTCCCCTGGCTCTGTCCATCTGCGTCCTCCTGTTCTGCACCTGCTTGAGGAG ATACCACAAGATACTCTTTCCCAAGATTCCGGACCCGTCATTCATTTTCAAGGGCTTAACAATGAACCACGGCAGTGACCTGAAG GGGTTCAGAGCAGGAGGCCTCTATGCTCCAGCATCGGAACAGATCAATATCTGCTCCGTCTCACCTGTACATCAGGAGCCTGACTTGTGA